The DNA window TGTCCATGTCGAGAACTATTCCAACACCCCTCTGTGTAGCCTCAACTGGAATAGGAATGTCTCTAGGATCCCCCAATAACATCTCCGGTGACAAAAACCTATTTCCGTGCTGACGCCACCAGTCCAAGAACGCATGTGACGGACCCGGGTCCAGCACAACGTCAAAACGAAGGACGTACTGTGCACGTGTCTCCCAGTGATGATGTCAGTGCTGTAACTGAGACGGAAACCAACGATCACCTCCTCTACCGTCCTTCGACATCAAGATGTCGATGTTCAAGGCGGGACGGGGGCGAGCCTGTACTCCTCCAAACTGTGGTAACACCCGATCAACCTGGTGCCACTCAACCACGGCAAAATATATCAGCGAGGTGACGAAACGCCATAAAGCCGTATGACGAGGCTCCAGCACCTCCGGATGGACCACCTGAACGACCTCTGGTGTGCTATATGGCATCCAGATAAACTGAAAAAAGAATCCCCAATACATTAGAAGATCTATTTAGATATGTCTAAAATTAAATTGACTAAACATGGGACCTTAGCATACTCACATCCCTAGGCTGTAACATGTCGATCCTCAGCCGGGTCATCTGAACCCGAGGTCCCTTCTCGCTAACGTCAAGATTGTAACCTGACCACCTGAAAATGAGGTTAATTTATGAAGTAAATTATTAATGTAACGAGGTAGAATAACAATTACATGCAATAACTTAAATtcatagaataattaaacataatataatGATATAGTCGTACCTGGATGCCAGGGGCCAGCTAAACGAATCAAACCCATCAGGCCAAAATCTAGGAAAACGCCAAAATATCCAGGACTGAAGTAACTGTAACGGCCCATCTAACTTCACGACATGTCTGTTGGCCACTCGACACATACACCGGTATAGCCATGCAAGCACCGCCGACCCCCAACTGTAGCCACCCATCTCCTCAAGCCTAGCCACGTACGGTAGCCATCTGATGTGAATACGATTGCCGGACTTGTCGGCAAAAAGTTGGGTGCCCAACAACATCATGATATAGGCACGGGCAAAGCGCCTAACTGTCTCCTCGTCGGCCCACTCGGGGCACTCTTCGAAGGTCTCCTGGAACCAGCTGCAGTTCACT is part of the Arachis duranensis cultivar V14167 chromosome 1, aradu.V14167.gnm2.J7QH, whole genome shotgun sequence genome and encodes:
- the LOC107460669 gene encoding serine/threonine-protein phosphatase 7 long form homolog codes for the protein MGDDSGRLYRLDGVAHIAGVINDEPQRCISSMRWQQKMRLDERYVLYLQMVGLYHLARLNDRWFRLDEPLVSAFVKRWRPETHTFHMPFGECTITLQDIAYHLGLPVDGHCVSGCLTDFHETFEECPEWADEETVRRFARAYIMMLLGTQLFADKSGNRIHIRWLPYVARLEEMGGYSWGSAVLAWLYRCMCRVANRHVVKLDGPLQLLQSWIFWRFPRFWPDGFDSFSWPLASRWSGYNLDVSEKGPRVQMTRLRIDMLQPRDFIWMPYSTPEVVQVVHPEVLEPRHTALWRFVTSLIYFAVVEWHQVDRVLPQFGGVQARPRPALNIDILMSKDGRGGDRWFPSQLQH